The Pyrus communis chromosome 9, drPyrComm1.1, whole genome shotgun sequence genome has a segment encoding these proteins:
- the LOC137745524 gene encoding uncharacterized protein: MLSQSQCWFLGICRIWILEWSCSWMGEEAICVGKLRDGEVETENFPRTELKREHECLEDDSGADGFPNKKQVKEHSNEDIRSEVSNPVVSPKENGSIFQDITSQPAELANSNGTECGEVESSCSENLGAENLSNGQCTENDNCQIENETNGDVLTSRVVVEIPKLASSSGIRKITFKFSKKKENQTASNQDFSHGGSHEEPGMDFQAMPSTSREFPDSSYWRQCAETGNFHPCALNSKVESSNYVVPSSYPSNVKKLLSTGILDGARVKYVSSPPKIELHGIVSGGGYLCDCSSCNFTRVLSAYEFEQHAGVKTRHPNNHIYMENGRAVYSIIQELKTAPLSSLDEVIKDIAGSALNEESFRVWKETLNRSDGMAEVEKRHRVKLPKLRHPIPRPSFHNPYAAMYQKKTAEGGNRKRDNDLHRLLFMPNGLPDGAKLAYYVKGQRLLSGYKQGNGIVCNCCDKEISPSQFEAHAGMAARRQPYRHIYISNGLTLHDIAMSLANGQNLTIGGSDGNDDMCAVCGHDTGDMIFCDGCPRAYHSACLDLPRVPQGDWHCPDCRDKFEPGKKAAAGESSNFGRPIVIRLTRVFNAPEYEIGGCVVCRSHDFSVALFDERTVIICDQCEKEFHVGCLRNSGLCDLKALPKDKWFCCDDCNRIHAALQNLVLSEAERVPATLSDTIIRKHADRGIFIDGMADVQWRVFSGKRRYPEHLPFLSRAAAIFRECFDPIVAESGRDLIPVMVYGRNISGQEFGGMYCVVLIVGSVVVSAGLLRVFGREVAELPIVATSREHQGKGYFQALFSCMESLLISLKVEKLVLPAAEEAESIWTRKLGFRKMRDEQLSKYMREVQLTIFRGTSMLEKVVKLTD, translated from the exons ATGCTGTCTCAGTCTCAGTGTTGGTTTTTGGGGATTTGTCGAATTTGGATTTTGGAGTGGAGTTGTAGTTGGATGGGAGAAGAGGCAATTTGTGTGGGGAAATTGAGAGATGGGGAAGTGGAAACAGAAAACTTCCCGAGAACTGAACTGAAGCGAGAGCACGAGTGTCTCGAAGATGATAGCGGGGCAGACGGGTTTCCAAACAAGAAGCAAGTGAAGGAGCATTCCAATGAGGATATAAGATCGGAAGTATCAAACCCCGTTGTATCTCCGAAAGAGAATGGCTCCATTTTTCAGGACATTACTAGCCAACCTGCGGAATTGGCAAATAGTAACGGAACGGAGTGTGGTGAAGTTGAGTCCTCATGTTCGGAGAATTTGGGTGCAGAGAACTTGAGCAATGGACAGTGTACCGAGAATGATAATTGTCAAATTGAGAACGAGACGAATGGTGATGTATTGACCTCTCGTGTTGTGGTAGAAATTCCTAAGCTTGCCAGTTCATCTGGGATTCGCAAGATTACGTTCAAGTTCAGTAAGAAAAAGGAGAATCAGACTGCGAGTAATCAAGACTTTTCACATGGAGGTTCTCACGAGGAGCCCGGAATGGACTTTCAAGCGATGCCTAGTACAAGTAGGGAGTTTCCAGATAGTTCATATTGGAGGCAATGCGCTGAAACTGGCAACTTTCATCCTTGTGCGCTTAACTCAAAGGTGGAAAGTTCTAACTATGTAGTTCCGAGCAGCTATCCTTCAAATGTTAAGAAGCTATTGTCTACTGGTATTCTTGATGGAGCTCGAGTGAAGTATGTTTCCTCCCCGCCGAAG ATAGAGCTACATGGAATTGTAAGTGGCGGTGGTTATTTGTGCGACTGCTCATCATGCAATTTCACCAGG GTACTCAGTGCATATGAGTTTGAGCAGCATGCTGGTGTCAAGACTCGGCATCCTAATAATCACATATACATGGAGAATGGGAGGGCAGTTTATAGCATCATACAAGAACTGAAGACTGCTCCGCTAAGCAGTCTGGATGAAGTGATAAAGGATATTGCTGGTTCTGCTCTCAATGAAGAGTCCTTCCGGGTTTGGAAAG AAACTCTTAATCGAAGCGATGGAATGGCTGAAGTGGAGAAAAGACATCGTGTGAAGCTTCCTAAATTGCGTCACCCAATTCCCAG ACCAAGCTTCCACAATCCGTATGCAGCTATGTACCAGAAGAAAACTGCTGAAGGTGGCAATAGGAAAAG GGATAATGATCTCCACCGGTTATTATTTATGCCAAATGGACTTCCAGATGGAGCTAAATTGGCATACTATGTCAAAGGGCAG AGATTACTTAGCGGCTATAAGCAGGGAAATGGGATAGTCTGTAATTGCTGTGACAAAGAG ATAAGCCCTTCACAGTTTGAAGCTCATGCTGGAATGGCTGCAAGGCGTCAACC CTACCGTCACATCTATATTTCCAATGGACTGACGCTTCACGATATAGCCATGTCATTGGCCAACGGCCAAAACCTGACAATTGGTGGCAGTGATGGCAATGATGATATGTGTGCTGTATGTGGACATGATACAGGGGATATGATTTTCTGTGATGGATGCCCTCGTGCTTATCATTCAG CTTGTTTGGATTTACCACGGGTTCCTCAAGGTGATTGGCATTGTCCAGATTGTAGAGATAAGTTTGAACCTGGTAAAAAAGCTGCTGCTGGGGAATCTTCAAATTTTGGAAGACCTATTGTGATACGGTTGACACGGGTATTCAATGCACCTGAGTATGAAATTGGTGGCTGCGTCGTTTGCAG gaGCCATGATTTCAGTGTGGCTTTATTTGATGAACGAACTGTTATAATCTGTGATCAG TGTGAGAAGGAGTTCCATGTTGGCTGCTTACGGAACAGTGGATTATGTGACTTAAAA GCACTCCCCAAAGATAAATGGTTTTGTTGTGATGACTGTAACAGGATTCATGCAGCTTTACAGAATTTAGTACTCAGTGAAGCAGAGCGTGTTCCAGCTACATTATCAGATACAATAATCCGGAAGCATGCAGATAGAGGTATATTTATTGACGGAATGGCAGATGTTCAATGGCGAGTTTTCAGTGGAAAGAGGCGCTATCCGGAACACCTACCCTTCCTTTCAAGGGCTGCTGCTATTTTTCGA GAGTGCTTTGACCCTATTGTTGCAGAGTCTGGTCGTGACTTGATCCCTGTTATGGTATATGG GAGAAATATTTCAGGTCAAGAGTTTGGAGGCATGTACTGTGTAGTTTTAATAGTGGG GTCTGTTGTTGTATCTGCTGGTCTCCTTAGGGTTTTTGGTCGGGAGGTTGCTGAGCTTCCTATTGTTGCTACTAGTAGGGAACATCAAGGAAAA GGTTATTTCCAAGCATTATTTTCATGTATGGAGAGTTTACTTATTTCTCTGAAAGTGGAAAAACTGGTTCTCCCCGCGGCTGAGGAAGCTGAGTCAATCTGGACGAGGAAATTAGGATTTAGAAAGATGAGAGACGAGCAA TTATCGAAATACATGAGGGAAGTGCAGTTGACAATTTTCAGGGGGACGTCAATGCTAGAAAAGGTGGTGAAGTTGACGGATTGA
- the LOC137745526 gene encoding organelle RRM domain-containing protein 2, mitochondrial-like, with protein MAFISTFRRVLGGSSSALHSQFAVIRHNSTLTSPRLFISGLSRLTTDEKLREAFSPFGQIVDAKVVMDRVSQRSKGFGFITYASVEEAEKAREGMNAKFLDGWVIFVDPAKPREPRYAPPPQAQQDPSETGFRSNKTIGWCG; from the exons ATGGCGTTCATCTCCACCTTCCGACGCGTCCTCGGCGGATCTTCGTCCGCTCTCCACTCCCAATTCGCCGTCATTCGTCACAATTCAACTCTCACATCCCCCAGGCTATTCATTAGCG GTCTTTCGAGATTAACAACAGACGAAAAGCTTAGAGAGGCATTTTCCCCATTTGGGCAGATTGTAGATG CTAAGGTGGTCATGGATAGGGTGTCTCAAAGATCAAAGGGGTTCGGTTTCATCACATACGCATCAGTTGAAGAAGCTGAGAAAGCTAGAGAAGGAATGAATGCCAAGTTCTTGGATGGGTGGGTTATTTTCGTCGACCCTGCCAAGCCTAGGGAGCCTAGATATGCTCCTCCACCGCAAGCACAGCAAGACCCTTCGGAAACTGGCTTCAGATCAAACAAGACGATTGGGTGGTGTGGATGA